The genomic window TCTAACAAAAAATTTTATTTGCGAAATATTAACCCACAATCCCATCCATCATGCCAGTGTAAACTCCATCCAAAATTCAGCTTGAAGTCCCGGAAAAAACGTTCTGATcaacctggaatgttttcctgtACATGTCATTTCCACAACCTGACAAACACAGATATAACAGATGACATAAATAATGATCTCAGAATGTTAAGTTTGCATGTCCAGCCTGCAGAATTCAGGGActgtaaatactgtaatttcaaGGATAATATGTAAACTGGTCAACCGGCAAGACTAGGGTTATTAAAGtgaactaaaaccataaaaaaaaaaccttgttacttgatataaaataaacattacatgaaataaaatgtaataaaaaaacaacatttctcattttcaagtttaacttTGTACTAAAATAgccaaaaactaaacaaaaatttaatacacatttttaaaaaagaaaataaaaaaaggataacaataactaaatttaaaatgaaaaaaaaaaaaaaaaaaaaattatatatatatatatatatatatatatatatatatatatatatatatacatacatactacTAAAAAGTACAATAGTCAGTAATAAAACAGACACTCACTTTCAGACATAAATGCCGACCCACAGTAAGAGGAACAGAACGCCAAAGCCCATGAAGAGCGACGCCACCAGAGAAATCAGCAGCTCTTTGTACACGTCTCTCGTGTACTTCGTGGACGTCACTTCATATCTGAGAAAGTGTCAAGGATGCAAATACACATACGCATCTTTTTAGGTTaaagtttcagtttttctttctagcaattgcgagtttcacacaattcagacttttcttCTCAGAACTGCATGttcatatcttgcaattctgactttatttctcataattacGAATTTACATTTACCAATTTTGACTTCTGaatttacatcttgcaattctgttttttgtttccatcacaaaaaaaaaaggtaattcaaAACTTTCTTGCATTTGCAAGTCTCAATTCGGACTTTTCTTCTCAGAATTAAAACGTTTatacaattctgattttatatcttgtGAATCtgtctttttctcacaattgcgatacatgtttacatctcacaattttgacttatttcctcaaaattctgagtttaaatcttgcaattctgttttttgtttcattcaccaaaaaaaggtaattgcgactatCTTACAGTTGTTTTTTAGTAATTGCAAGTTTTTTATCCCACAATTTGGACTTTTcttagaattgcaagtttatatcttacaattttgacttttttcctcaaaattgagtgcatttctgttttttgtttcagtcatgaaaaaaaaatgtaattacaacTAACTCACGATTCTGCTTTTTTCTAGCatttgcaagttttttttttcttctcagatTGTATGTtcatatcttacaattctgagtttataccTCGCAAACCTGTCATTCTCACAAATGCGAGACGAATTTACATCTTGCAAATTTGATGTTTTTCCTCAAatttctgagtttacatcttgtaattgtgttttctgtttcaatcatgaaaaaaggtaattgcggctttatcttacaattcatacttttttttcattcaatttCAAGTTTTTAATCCCACAATTCGGACTTTTCTTATGCTGCGTttacaccagacgcgacttgcgcgaataaatTGCGCTATTCGTGCGTAGTttgacgcttgaacattttgggtttactcgcttcattcgcgcgtgaaatcccttcacaacagactcaaattcgcgtcatgagaggggctctcccgctcctttatgtgtcccagactctcccactgctttctgcacacttcctctgaataaatacaacttgtcagtggggaaataattgtaaattacagtgaataagctcaattggtcatctttagttggcttgtagtcttatatatatatatatatatatatatatatatatatatatatagctgtaactgagtaaagaccgttttttacaacttatcagattgtccgacctcctcactcactttctttcaaacacgatcctttttatttctgtttctataaatgtatgtagatgtacagcgacgatgattttgtcctccattgttgtttcgaaattctgcctcagctcgctacttcactactagagcaagctcctgattggttaacgcagCGCAGAAATTCGCGATTCGCGCAAGTCGTGCCACAGGATGTCAATttgcgtctttgcattgacttaacatgcaAATCACTCGCGtttaccgcttcattcgcgtctagtgtgaacgcaccattagatttgcaagtttataacttataattttgacttttttcctcaaaattgaGTGCAATTCTGTTTCAGTCACGACAAAAGTTAATTAcaactttatctcacaattctgcttTTTTCCTAGCatttgcaagtttttttttatcttaaaatTCTGACATTTCTTCTCAGATTGGaagttcatatctcacaattttgactttttcctcacaattctgagtttatacctcacaattcttgcaaatttgatgtttttcctcaaaattcgGAGTTTACctcttttaattgttttttgtttcaattatgaaaaaaaaggtaattgcgactatcttacaattctgtttttatttttagtaactgcaagttttttttatctcaaaattctgacatttCTTCTTAGATTGGAAGTTCATATCTCAACTTTTCCTCACAATTCagttaatatttcacaaatctgtctttttctcacaattgcaagacgAGTTTACATCTAGCAATTTTGTCTTGTAATCGagttttgtttctgtttcagtcaTGAAAAAAGGTAACTGCGACTTTATCTTACAATTcatacttttttcttgcaatttcaagtttttaatctcacaattcagacttttcttctcagaattgcaagttcatatcttacaattctgagtttatatcttgcaaatctgactttttcctcaatTATCAAATCAATtatcttattttttaaattctgtggcagaaacaagcttccatacatttCTGATGGAATTGGGCGAATAGTGAAGGATACACAAAGAACCAGGCTGTAAAGAACATGCCGATGGCCAGCAGCACTACGGTGAGGTGGGGGAACACAGCCGGGTTCACCGGGCTGGTGTATCTTGTCATGGCTTCCAGCTCCTGCACAGACAATCGGacatttacacatttaattCATCTCAAGATGCTCGTCATCACGTGATAAAatcaaataacaataaaaaaaacaacacaaacatgaCAAAGAAGCTGGAAAGAACAGGTGTATAAAAGTGTTGAACTGATCTGGTTATTTCCAATATGGAgatctaaaaaaataatattttttttcctacaacatttactcaaaattgacaaaactgtcagtatatatacacacagtacatGAATGTGAATACAATAATAAAACTGGCACACACTTACTAAATTAATAGTGCAACACTTCTTTCTGCATAACATCTATTACAAGTCAACATGAAGcctacacacatatacacatacgtACTTATGATTAAAACATGCATAAGATATTTTGTATAACGTTAATATCCGTGTCTGTAGTGAAAATCATCCTGACTGCGGCTAACTGCTAAAGCTGCCAAAGTGCTGCAATTTAACAAGACAAGAGCGATAAAAGAAACACTACGTTACACGTATTTGCAGTTTCAATTCATTCCTGGACACTCGGaggtttaataaatataataatttgctGTTAAATCATGCGTAATTTACCATCGTGTCACAGGTAAAGCCAGAATCTGTCCGACCGGAAGAAGAGTAAAGAACAGCCACGTAAGTGAAGAGTGACCGGAAAAGGATTGACTGACATcgacatgcaaaataaaagtcctcccagatagatagatagatagatagatagatagatagatagaggtcGCTTCATAATGACTGTAACACAAGGAAGAATTTAAATTTAgtatccagaaaaaaaaatatttatttaatttatgcatCATGCTCGCATACATTTGTATTATGATATCAGTACACATACATGTCAAAAAAGTGAGACTGAAATTATGCAGCTGAActaaaaataatgattatgtatcAATATACAACAGGCTTTCAGAAAgcgaaagaaaagagaaaatgttCTGGGACATAAACACAAGAGTGAATTaagagtttttaatattttagttcTTACTGGGCTTTGAGCcataaagacaaacataaaacagacaactgagaaaaaaatattgtccTTTGGTGGTAAAATCAGTTTATGTAATTTTACGCTAGTCATCGATGAACAAGAAATGTTTTACCCCACTTAAGACaagttatttaaaatgtttaaaaaataaaaatgtctttaatcaAACATGTTATGATGGTGAACAATGCACCAACAAATCATAAATTTAGTAAAATTACATGTTATAAAAACGAATTTAATGAAGAGTAAAAAGAACAGAAATAAAGGATATGGTTGTACATATAATGAAAGttataacaaacaataaaaaccgaactgaattttcacaaaaacattttatatattacagattatttaaacagttttagatgtcacagaaaacattagaaaaatatttacagtgCATAGTTTGGAAGTGCTTCCACAAGAGGCTGGTTTACTCAGGACAGAATATGtgatataaaaaataacaaccatATATTAGATTTCAAAAGATCATCCCAACTGTGTTTATACTCAGAATCAGTATCATCCATTAGTGTGGTGTTatggaaattattattttagtgcACAACATTTTCAGTCAACACTTTCCAGGTTTTCTTCATGATTTGACCATCATAATCACATACTGACCAAGTCTACTTTATGGCTTTACTTATtgctttaaaatattcaaacaATATCTATAACATCAACATGTTATGTGTACAAggataataaacaaacaaaagacaaaaagacTGCACGAAGGTGTTGaaatttacaattattattttttaaatgaccatGAATCTATTGGGTTTTGTTTAGTAATACTCAAAATTTGGGACATTGTCTGACAAATTCTCTGAGAAACCACCGAGATGCTTCAAATGTTTAGACAAGTAACGTTCAGATAAAACTATACAAGAATATACTGCATATAAACTGTTCAAAAGATCTATTTGGAACAAAATCATTGGTTAAGGCTTATTATAAAGTATAGTATGCATAGCAGTTGAaacaatgcatttaaaaaaggtGTACAAGGAAAAGGAAATATTAAGTACCGTAGTGTTTCCTGACAGTTAATGAGAGTATGATCCAGTGTTTTTGCCACAGTGTTTGACTTACGATTGCTTTTGTtccagttttaaagagaaatccAGTGGCTAACTCTCAAATCCAGTCTTTCTTGATATGAGCTGATATCTTTACTACAGTAACTTTGCCAACCATATTAAATATACTTTCAATACTGCTTACATTATATCTGTCTCTTTACTGTATCTCTCCAGTGGACGTGACCGCATAAACGAGGCTGTTGAACGTGGCAACCCTGCCTGTTTATTCGTATAAATGGGAAGTTTAACAAACCGTGAGGCAAATAACCCAATTTGTGTCTCATTAATAATGAGCTGGTGCAGTTAAAGCCATTTCCAGTGTATAAACAGCAAGAAACGTAAAAAATAAGAGTTTGTGAGCATGCAGATCTATTATAAAGACATTAATAACGCAAAAGCAAACGTTTCTAGCCAAGCGAGTTCGGTTTCATGAATTGTTGGAAGAGGCGggaaacactttaattttctccgtCAGCTCAACTCATGTCATGGAGAAGCAAGATTTTCTTCAGAGCGGGTTAGGTAAAATTCATTAAACTGTCAAGATGTAAGAGTAGAAACATGTTTTAAAGAGGTAATATGATGCTTTTAATGCTTTACTTTTCCTTTAGCATGTAATAGCCTATCTGTTTTAGCATGTAGCCTAAAAGATCTACCAAGTTACAAAGCTCATAGTCTCCCAcattaaggcccgttcacaccaagaactataacgataactatatttgcgtcCACACCACTGAACAAAACAGTctgtttacaacatgtttttgctgttcttgttgcatttacatgttttaatcagcagatgtcctcagcatgatATGTTTTGAGCGAATagatctaatctaacagtgaatttaaaggattagttcactttcaaataaaagtttcctgataatttactcccatgtcatccaaaatgtttgtgtctttctttcatctgtcgaaaagaaatgaaggtttttgatgaaaacattccaggatttttctccttatagtggacttcaatgggcaccaaatggttgaaggtcaaaattagtttcagtgcagcttcaaacagctttaaacgatcccagatgaggaataagagtcttatctagcgaaatgattggtcattttcggaaaaaaaaaaaaaaaaatacaactgtatatgctttataaacacaaattatcatcttgcacatgcttccgctttccgtattcttcaaaaagcaaaaaaaaaaaaaaaaaaagggaaaaaatgaaACTGGCGCCACCTTCATTCTGTAAGTAgaaaagacatcttggatgacatgggggtgagtaaattatcaggaaaattttatttaaaagtggactaatcccttaataaatatcctgacgcatccgagctttataatgtcAGTAAACACGACTAACGGAAtcaagcgatgcgtttgtgtaaaaaaaaccccacatatttaacaagttatgaaataaaatatgtatcttccaccagacaaaaaaaaaaaaaaaaacggaactgatgtcacatcagttacactttttccgtaagttaaAGGTGTAGGATCATAAGCtgttttgaactgtgagagtttcactttcttcataacttgaatatggaatagatattttacttcataacttgttaaatatgaatttattttttttacacaaacgcttCGCTtcccttcagaaggcctttattaacccccccagagccgtgtggagtacgtttatgatggatggatgtggatggaggcactttcttcagctcacaCTCGTTCacagccattataaagctcagatgcgtcaggatatttattaatatatctcagattgtgttcatcagaaagaagaaagtcatatacacctaggatggcttgagggtgagtgaagaatttttatttgaaagtgaactaatcctttaaattcgaatggattctgattggctgttagcatttttatctttcaacatctgaaaaaaaaatcgttctgaaagtgatcccaacgATACTGTTCCTCTATATGTTATATTTATAGCTATCATTCTTGATGTGAACGGGCCTCTATCTAACAGAGAACACTGATCCAGACCTGCCTAAAATGTCC from Chanodichthys erythropterus isolate Z2021 chromosome 24, ASM2448905v1, whole genome shotgun sequence includes these protein-coding regions:
- the tmem258 gene encoding transmembrane protein 258; translation: MELEAMTRYTSPVNPAVFPHLTVVLLAIGMFFTAWFFVYEVTSTKYTRDVYKELLISLVASLFMGFGVLFLLLWVGIYV